The window TCTCCATCACATCCCGCTCCAGGGAGTTCCTGCGGCTTACAGCCATGCCGTAGGGTTTGGTGCGGGCCTGGGGCGTCTTTCCGATCCGCTGGATTTCCGACTCCAAAAAGTTGATGACCGGTGTGATCTCGGTTTCTTCTCCCTGGGCGATCAGCCGGCGAATCCTTTCCACCACCTGCTGTTCCCCCGCCAGGGACTCGGAGGTGAGAAATACGATGCGCCGAAACATTTCCCTCGAAAGTCCCAAAAGAGACTCCATAAACCGACGATCCTTCCGGGCGTCGAAGGGAAACTCCCCGGTGATGTCCCGGCCCGTTTTGAGATCGACCAGCTGCTCCCGATCCTCCGGCCAATTCAGGGAACGGACGAGGCGGTACGTCCGGTCGCCGATCTGAAAATCGATTTCTCCGCCGTATTCATTTCCCTGCCAGGGTTGGAAGCGTTCATGCCAGGAAGCCCGCTGGCGCTTGTTCACCCCTTCCCTTTTCGCGCCGTACAGCAAGGCCGTCATTCCCTGAAGCAGGGTGGATTTCCCCGATTCGTTCGGCGCTTCGATCAGGTTGATCCCCTCGGAAAACCGGAAGGATTGACCCACCCACCGGCCGAAACCGCGAAAAAAGACCCGCGTGATCTTCATCCTCGGACCACCTCTCTGCTCAACAGGGCGTCCAGTCCTTTGTACAAGGCCCGTTTCAGCAACCTCTGTTCCTCGGGTTCCGCTGAACGGATGCGCTCTTCCATTCTGCGGACAAATACCCCGACCACCCCGGTTTCCCGTCGCAATTGCTCCAAATCGTAGTCGGGAACGGTCTCATCCACGCATTCCGCATAATGAAATCCCGCCCGACTCAGCTGCTCCGACGCCCAATCGGCGGGGATCGCCCAATCCCGCGGACGATGCCCCGTAAAATGAATCCTACGGTACGCTTCCCGCTCTTCCCCGGAAACTTTCTCCATCACCCGACGGATGGCTTCCTCCGGCGTCTCACAGCCCGTGACGTCCACCCGATCGATTTCACAGCGGCGGGTTTGCACCGCCACGGTCTCCACCGTCAACCCGTCCTCGCCGAATGTTCCCACCGTCACGGTCCGTTCCCCCGTCTCCTTCCAGCGCACCGCTTCCGGGGATCCGGGATACCGGACGAGGGTCCGGCGTTCATTGGACAGCCGGACCGTGGAGGACTGATGAATATGTCCCAAGGCGACATAATCCATCTCCAGCTTCGCCAACGCCTCCCGCTGAAGGGGAAAATACGGGGAGGACTCTTCCCCGTCCGTCAAAGTGCCGTGGACCACCAGGATGCGCCTT of the Planifilum fulgidum genome contains:
- a CDS encoding metallophosphoesterase family protein yields the protein MKSFTFVHTADLHLDKPMEGWRGGKDRLRARREEFRRTFERIVELAKRRQADFLFIAGDLLEHRYAGRSTVRFVMEKLEELSGTNVLIAPGNHDPCRPDSWYRTERWPDHVHIFSPEWEHHYFSEYNLHLYGKGFADYEESSPSLPEIREEGGRRILVVHGTLTDGEESSPYFPLQREALAKLEMDYVALGHIHQSSTVRLSNERRTLVRYPGSPEAVRWKETGERTVTVGTFGEDGLTVETVAVQTRRCEIDRVDVTGCETPEEAIRRVMEKVSGEEREAYRRIHFTGHRPRDWAIPADWASEQLSRAGFHYAECVDETVPDYDLEQLRRETGVVGVFVRRMEERIRSAEPEEQRLLKRALYKGLDALLSREVVRG